The Flavobacterium faecale genomic sequence GTACGAGTTTACGTCCGCTTGTGTGATCATATGCCGACGCAACCACGCGAAACCCTTTGTCTTGGTGGTTCAAAACCCAGCAGTGGTCATAACCAGCACCTTTTTGTATTTGGTCATGTTCTGCATCTATTTCAGCCGCTATTGTTTTTGATGTTCTAAAGTCGAAAGGAGTATTGCTAACATCTTCCAAAGTTCCTATTGGAATAGCTGTTTCATCAATAGCTACAAAAGTATCGGCATCAATAGTTATTTCGTGATCCAAAATTGGTTTAGAAAAATCAGCTGACAAATTAAAATACGTATGTTGCGTTAGATTTATAATTGTAGTTTGATCTGTAGTTGCTTCATAGGCTACTTCGAGTGCATTTTCTTCCGTCAAAGTGTAGGTTACAAAAACAGTTAAATTTCCAGGAAAACCTTCTTCCATGTGTTTGCTAAAGTATTTTAGCTTCAAAACAGTGCCTTCTTCCTCTTTTGTTGCAGATACAACTGTCCAAACGGCTTTGTGAAATCCTTCTGGACCACCGTGCAAAGCATTTGGGCCATTGTTGGCATCGAGTTGATATACATGACCATCAATAGCAAATGTTGCATTGGCAATGCGGTTTCCAAAGCGTCCAATCAAGGCACCAAAATAATGTGGATCCTGGGTGTAAGGTTCGAATGAATCAAAACCAATGACAACATCTTCAAATACACCTCCTTTATTGGGGACCTTAACAGAGCTGATGATACCACCATAAGTGATGATTTCTACAGCCATTCCGTTTTTGTTTTGTAATTTATAACGATCTACTTGTTCTCCTTTGGGAGTGATTCCGAATGCTGATTTTTCTATTGACACTTGAAGGGTTTTTAGTGAGGTTGGTTATTGTTTTTTATTATTTTCGAAAATAAGAAGAAATTATATAATT encodes the following:
- a CDS encoding aldose epimerase family protein, with amino-acid sequence MSIEKSAFGITPKGEQVDRYKLQNKNGMAVEIITYGGIISSVKVPNKGGVFEDVVIGFDSFEPYTQDPHYFGALIGRFGNRIANATFAIDGHVYQLDANNGPNALHGGPEGFHKAVWTVVSATKEEEGTVLKLKYFSKHMEEGFPGNLTVFVTYTLTEENALEVAYEATTDQTTIINLTQHTYFNLSADFSKPILDHEITIDADTFVAIDETAIPIGTLEDVSNTPFDFRTSKTIAAEIDAEHDQIQKGAGYDHCWVLNHQDKGFRVVASAYDHTSGRKLVLTTTEPGMQLYTGNYINGEMPSRDGKTYNRRSGFCFETQHYPDSPNQPSFPTTLLKVGETFKSKTSFAFSTL